In the Borrelia turicatae 91E135 genome, one interval contains:
- a CDS encoding Mlp family lipoprotein yields the protein MNKINFILVLLLLISSCEYEHGNATPKSRVKRNLEEQSEVQKTPEEALREKLNDTEKTNLDFLKEALGNESKFSQFLSFDEEKIKAALKHINDELAKCNGNNEGKNGFKAVVQGYFSKIDNDTLNGFKENATSTCQAGGSG from the coding sequence ATGAATAAAATTAATTTTATTTTGGTTTTATTACTACTAATTAGTAGTTGTGAATATGAGCATGGAAATGCTACACCTAAAAGTAGAGTTAAAAGAAACTTGGAAGAACAATCAGAAGTACAAAAAACACCTGAAGAAGCGTTAAGAGAAAAATTAAATGATACGGAAAAAACAAATCTGGATTTTTTAAAAGAGGCTCTGGGTAATGAAAGTAAGTTTAGTCAATTTTTAAGTTTTGACGAAGAAAAGATAAAAGCTGCACTTAAACATATAAATGATGAACTTGCAAAATGTAATGGAAATAATGAGGGTAAAAATGGATTTAAAGCCGTTGTACAAGGATATTTCAGTAAAATAGACAATGATACACTCAATGGTTTTAAAGAAAACGCAACAAGCACTTGTCAAGCAGGCGGAAGTGGTTAA
- a CDS encoding DUF603 domain-containing protein: MSRVKKSFDDYIVYFREGKLNDASIAKEMGVSRANVGKMRRRWEEIKDNPEYMTGTSKLTICGDTFNAMIGT, encoded by the coding sequence ATGAGTAGGGTAAAGAAATCGTTTGATGATTATATTGTGTATTTTAGAGAAGGCAAGCTTAATGACGCTAGTATTGCAAAAGAGATGGGAGTGAGTCGTGCTAATGTAGGAAAGATGAGACGCAGGTGGGAAGAGATTAAAGATAACCCTGAGTATATGACTGGTACTTCTAAGCTTACTATTTGTGGAGATACTTTCAACGCTATGATTGGCACGTAG
- the bdr gene encoding Bdr family repetitive protein, with protein MGLSQPVVTQQMVIAELTKAGIKRDIAIDLSYRYYKNELTYKDIEFLKENFDIKLEKVEATLQTKIQRVETNLKSDIRDLDNKINTVENNLNTKIDTKFNDLDNKIDNVRSELKSDIKDLDTKIDVNKMELKSTLRLHGWMFGTLITLNIGIFLALMSLLVK; from the coding sequence ATGGGACTTTCTCAACCAGTAGTTACTCAACAAATGGTCATCGCTGAACTTACTAAAGCCGGTATTAAGAGAGACATCGCTATTGATCTGTCCTACAGATATTATAAAAATGAACTGACTTACAAAGATATTGAATTCTTAAAAGAAAATTTCGATATTAAACTTGAAAAGGTAGAAGCAACTTTACAAACTAAGATTCAAAGGGTTGAGACGAACTTAAAATCCGATATTAGAGACCTGGATAACAAGATTAATACTGTTGAGAATAATCTTAACACCAAAATAGATACCAAATTCAATGACCTTGATAACAAGATTGACAATGTTAGAAGTGAATTAAAGTCTGATATTAAAGACCTCGATACTAAGATTGATGTTAACAAAATGGAACTTAAGAGTACATTAAGACTTCATGGTTGGATGTTTGGAACTTTAATTACCCTTAATATAGGAATATTCTTAGCATTAATGTCATTGTTAGTAAAGTAA
- a CDS encoding variable large family protein yields the protein MKRITLSALLMTLFLLLSCGSGSAKVEDPKTLFLTSIANLGKGFLDVFTSLSDMVAGAFGIKADTKKSDIGQYFTSIETTMNTVKKKLQEEVATNGNYLKIKEVVDTFITNTLDKIAEGVKEAAKGATGEDKIGGAPKEGQDAAPAEVASVNALVKGIKEIVGVVLKDNEGSAEATKTAEDDKKDIGKLFDGSKDDAKEENIAKASASIGSVTGADILKAIAKSTEEPKADQGEGIEKATDAAEIAIAPAANGKKEIKDAAAQKDAVIAAGIALRAMAKGGKFAAKSNEEKSAHAVNGVAASAVGKTLSTLIIAIRNTVDSGLKTINAALATVTQEDKSADSTTPADAATVGQQQ from the coding sequence ATGAAAAGAATTACTTTAAGTGCGTTATTGATGACTTTATTTTTACTTCTTAGCTGTGGCAGTGGGAGTGCTAAGGTGGAAGATCCTAAAACCTTATTCTTAACTTCTATTGCTAATTTGGGTAAAGGTTTCTTAGATGTTTTTACTTCTCTTTCTGATATGGTTGCTGGTGCTTTTGGGATTAAGGCTGACACTAAAAAATCTGACATTGGTCAGTATTTCACTTCTATTGAGACAACTATGAACACAGTTAAAAAGAAGTTACAAGAGGAAGTTGCTACGAATGGTAACTATTTAAAGATAAAGGAAGTAGTTGATACTTTTATCACTAACACATTAGATAAGATCGCTGAAGGAGTAAAAGAAGCAGCTAAAGGGGCTACAGGAGAAGATAAGATTGGTGGTGCTCCTAAAGAAGGTCAGGATGCTGCACCTGCAGAGGTTGCAAGTGTAAACGCTCTTGTTAAAGGGATTAAAGAAATTGTTGGTGTGGTTCTGAAAGACAATGAAGGGAGTGCAGAGGCTACTAAAACAGCAGAAGATGATAAAAAGGATATTGGTAAGTTGTTTGATGGTAGCAAAGATGATGCCAAAGAAGAAAATATTGCAAAGGCATCAGCAAGTATTGGTTCAGTGACTGGAGCTGACATCTTAAAAGCTATTGCTAAATCCACGGAAGAGCCTAAAGCTGATCAGGGTGAGGGAATTGAAAAAGCTACAGATGCAGCTGAGATTGCTATTGCTCCGGCTGCTAATGGTAAAAAAGAAATTAAAGATGCAGCAGCACAAAAGGACGCAGTTATTGCTGCTGGTATTGCTTTAAGAGCTATGGCTAAGGGTGGTAAATTTGCTGCTAAGAGTAATGAAGAGAAATCTGCTCATGCAGTAAATGGTGTTGCTGCTAGTGCAGTAGGTAAGACTTTGAGTACTCTTATAATAGCAATAAGAAATACTGTTGATAGTGGTTTAAAGACAATAAATGCAGCTCTTGCTACAGTTACACAAGAAGATAAGTCTGCAGATTCTACTACTCCTGCAGACGCAGCAACTGTTGGACAGCAACAATAA
- the bdr gene encoding Bdr family repetitive protein, translating into MGLAQSVVTQQMVIAELTKAGINRDIAIDLSYRYYKNELTYKDIEYLETTFNLKLEKVEATLQAEIQRVETTLKSDIRDFDNKIDNVENNLNTKIDTKFNDLDNKIYTVENNINTKIDIKFNDLDNKIDTVRSELKSDIKDLDTKIDVNKMELDSKLDKTASELKSTLRLHGWMFGTLITLNIGIFLALMSLLVK; encoded by the coding sequence ATGGGCCTTGCACAATCAGTAGTTACTCAACAAATGGTTATAGCTGAACTTACTAAAGCTGGTATTAATAGAGATATTGCTATTGATTTATCTTATAGATATTATAAAAATGAACTGACTTACAAGGATATTGAATATTTAGAGACTACTTTTAACCTTAAGCTTGAAAAGGTAGAAGCAACCTTACAAGCTGAGATTCAAAGGGTTGAGACAACCTTAAAATCTGATATTAGAGACTTTGATAATAAGATTGACAACGTTGAGAATAATCTTAATACCAAGATTGATACTAAATTCAATGACCTGGATAACAAGATATACACTGTTGAAAATAATATTAACACTAAGATTGATATTAAATTTAATGACCTTGATAATAAGATTGACACAGTTAGAAGTGAATTAAAATCTGACATTAAAGACTTGGATACTAAGATTGATGTTAACAAAATGGAGCTTGATAGTAAACTTGATAAAACCGCATCTGAACTTAAGAGTACATTAAGACTTCATGGTTGGATGTTTGGAACCCTTATTACACTTAATATAGGAATATTCTTAGCATTGATGTCATTATTAGTAAAGTAA
- a CDS encoding Vsp/OspC family lipoprotein, with amino-acid sequence MKRITLSALLMTLFLLMSCNNSASFPKDGQAAKSDGTVIDLVTITNNIKDTVAFAKSVKEVHTLVKSIDELAKGIKKKIGENGLEDDNGGKNGSLLAGAFSVAIAIEAKLLALETKTVDNELKKQVTAAKTESKKFLDKLKEKKDDLGKEDASDSDTKKAIDRKNEANGDKGVSELGKLNTAVDALLKDANAAVESAIKELTTSAKPSNT; translated from the coding sequence ATGAAAAGAATTACTTTAAGTGCGTTATTAATGACTTTATTTTTACTTATGTCTTGTAATAATTCAGCTTCTTTCCCTAAAGATGGGCAAGCGGCTAAATCTGATGGTACTGTTATTGACCTAGTTACAATAACTAACAACATAAAAGACACTGTTGCTTTTGCTAAGAGTGTTAAAGAAGTTCATACTTTAGTTAAGTCCATTGATGAACTTGCTAAGGGTATTAAGAAAAAGATTGGTGAAAATGGGTTGGAGGATGATAATGGTGGTAAAAATGGTTCATTACTTGCAGGGGCTTTTAGTGTTGCTATAGCTATAGAAGCTAAATTGTTAGCTTTGGAAACAAAAACAGTTGATAATGAACTTAAGAAACAAGTTACTGCTGCTAAAACTGAAAGTAAAAAATTCTTAGACAAATTAAAAGAAAAGAAGGATGATCTTGGAAAAGAAGATGCTTCTGATTCTGATACAAAAAAAGCTATAGATAGAAAAAATGAAGCTAATGGAGATAAAGGAGTTTCTGAACTTGGTAAGTTGAATACAGCAGTTGATGCATTGTTAAAGGATGCTAACGCTGCAGTAGAGTCTGCAATTAAGGAGCTTACAACTTCTGCTAAACCTTCTAACACCTAA
- a CDS encoding variable large family protein: MLLLSCGSGSAKAEDLKTLFLTSIANLGKGFLDVFTSFSDMVAGAFGIKADTKKSEVGKYFTDIANTMNTVKAKLNDVVAKNGNYVKIKEVVDKFITNTLDKIAEGAKEAAKGVTGDVIIGNTVKNSDAVPGEATSVKAIVKGIKAIVDIVLKKDEGKADADATKDDSKKDIGKLFTATTDANRADNAAAQAAAASIGAVTGADILKAIAKSKENPNADGTEGIEKAEDAAEIALAPAKDNKKEIKHGAKKDAIIAAGIALRAMAKNGKFSIKNNEDEAVTTVNSAAASAVNKTLITLIIAIRNTVDSGLKSINDALATVTQEDKSADSTKTTEITSDQ, from the coding sequence ATTTTACTTCTTAGCTGTGGCAGTGGGAGTGCTAAGGCTGAAGATCTTAAAACCTTATTCTTAACTTCTATTGCTAATTTAGGTAAAGGTTTCTTAGATGTTTTTACTTCCTTTTCTGATATGGTTGCTGGGGCCTTTGGCATTAAAGCTGACACTAAGAAAAGTGAGGTAGGGAAGTATTTTACTGATATTGCAAACACTATGAACACAGTTAAAGCCAAACTAAATGATGTTGTTGCTAAGAATGGGAATTATGTAAAGATAAAAGAAGTAGTTGATAAGTTTATCACTAACACACTAGACAAGATCGCTGAAGGAGCGAAGGAAGCGGCTAAAGGGGTTACTGGTGATGTTATTATTGGGAATACTGTTAAGAATAGTGATGCTGTACCTGGAGAAGCAACAAGTGTAAAAGCTATTGTTAAGGGAATTAAGGCTATTGTTGACATAGTTTTAAAGAAGGATGAAGGTAAAGCAGATGCTGATGCTACCAAAGATGATAGCAAAAAAGATATTGGTAAATTATTTACTGCAACCACTGATGCGAATAGAGCTGATAATGCTGCAGCGCAAGCAGCTGCCGCGTCAATAGGAGCAGTAACCGGGGCTGATATATTAAAAGCTATTGCTAAATCTAAAGAAAATCCTAATGCTGATGGTACTGAGGGAATTGAAAAAGCAGAAGATGCAGCAGAGATTGCACTTGCTCCAGCTAAAGATAATAAAAAAGAGATTAAACATGGAGCAAAGAAAGATGCTATTATTGCGGCAGGAATAGCTTTAAGAGCAATGGCTAAGAATGGTAAATTTTCTATTAAAAATAATGAAGATGAGGCTGTAACGACAGTAAATAGTGCAGCAGCAAGCGCAGTGAACAAGACTCTAATTACTCTAATAATAGCAATAAGAAATACTGTTGATAGTGGTTTAAAGTCAATTAATGATGCTCTTGCTACAGTTACACAAGAAGATAAATCTGCAGATTCTACTAAGACAACAGAAATAACATCTGATCAATAA
- the bdr gene encoding Bdr family repetitive protein, producing MQDSSLHSVESTQIFNGHITEDIIYQEFVKMGMQDFIANDLSKRYYRNELTYKDIEYLESNFNLKLEMLECSLKSEIISVKTELDTKIDIVRNELKTDIASVNNEVSLVRKDMEINNVELDGKLDKAILELKSTLRLHGWMFGTLITLSIGISLTLISIVYSLLNR from the coding sequence ATGCAAGATTCATCGCTACATTCTGTTGAGAGTACACAAATTTTTAATGGGCATATTACAGAGGATATCATATATCAAGAATTTGTAAAAATGGGTATGCAAGATTTTATTGCAAATGATCTCTCTAAAAGATATTATCGTAATGAATTGACTTATAAAGATATTGAGTATTTAGAAAGTAATTTTAATCTTAAGCTTGAGATGTTAGAGTGTAGTTTAAAATCTGAAATTATTTCTGTTAAAACTGAACTTGATACCAAAATTGACATTGTTAGGAATGAATTAAAAACAGATATTGCATCTGTAAACAATGAAGTTTCTCTTGTTAGAAAAGATATGGAAATTAATAATGTGGAGCTTGATGGTAAACTTGATAAAGCTATATTAGAACTTAAGAGTACGTTAAGACTTCATGGTTGGATGTTTGGAACCCTTATTACCCTTAGTATAGGAATATCTTTAACATTAATATCCATAGTCTATTCATTGTTAAATAGATAA
- a CDS encoding variable large family protein, with amino-acid sequence MKRITLSALLMTLFLLLGCGSGSTKTEDPKTLFLTSIANLGKGFLDVFTSLSDMVTGAFGIKAETKKSDIGKYFTSIETTMKTVKDKLNTVVAENSNYPKVKEVVDQFITGTLDKIAEGAKTAASGATDGVSIGEVVKSDAAGNVSDADSVKNLVVGIKEIVDLVIKDGDSKADKTTPVDDDKKNIGKLFGAETAADKGAEDKHVAAASASIGAVSGADILKAIAAANADAKKDGKVSEATDAAALALAKGTGTADDEKLTTAESKKDAVIAAGIVLRAMAKDGKFIVKDIAEKKTEADAAKGVAASAVGKTLSTLIIAIRNTVDSGLKSISEALSAVKQEDKSLEVTKTAEATI; translated from the coding sequence ATGAAAAGAATTACTTTAAGTGCATTATTGATGACTTTATTTTTACTTCTTGGCTGTGGGAGTGGTAGTACTAAGACTGAAGATCCTAAAACCTTATTCTTAACTTCTATTGCTAATTTAGGTAAAGGCTTCTTAGATGTTTTTACTTCACTTTCTGACATGGTTACTGGAGCTTTTGGTATTAAAGCAGAAACTAAAAAAAGCGATATAGGGAAGTATTTCACTTCTATTGAGACAACCATGAAAACAGTTAAGGATAAATTAAACACTGTGGTGGCAGAGAATAGTAACTATCCAAAAGTAAAAGAAGTAGTTGATCAATTTATTACAGGGACATTAGATAAAATTGCTGAAGGAGCTAAGACAGCTGCTAGTGGAGCTACTGATGGAGTATCAATTGGTGAGGTTGTCAAATCTGATGCTGCTGGGAATGTTTCTGATGCAGATAGTGTGAAAAATCTAGTTGTGGGAATTAAAGAAATAGTTGATTTGGTTATAAAAGATGGTGATTCAAAAGCAGATAAAACTACTCCAGTTGATGATGATAAAAAGAATATTGGTAAATTATTTGGAGCTGAGACTGCTGCTGATAAGGGAGCTGAAGATAAACATGTAGCAGCAGCAAGTGCATCAATAGGGGCTGTAAGTGGAGCTGACATATTAAAAGCTATTGCTGCTGCTAATGCTGATGCTAAGAAAGATGGTAAAGTTAGTGAAGCTACAGATGCAGCTGCTCTGGCTTTAGCCAAGGGAACTGGTACTGCTGATGATGAAAAACTTACTACTGCAGAATCTAAAAAAGATGCAGTAATAGCAGCTGGTATAGTCCTAAGAGCAATGGCAAAAGATGGTAAATTTATTGTAAAAGATATTGCTGAAAAGAAGACCGAAGCTGATGCAGCTAAAGGAGTTGCAGCTAGTGCAGTAGGTAAGACATTAAGTACTCTGATAATAGCAATAAGAAATACTGTTGATAGTGGTTTAAAGTCAATAAGTGAAGCACTATCTGCCGTTAAACAAGAAGATAAATCTTTAGAAGTTACTAAAACAGCAGAAGCAACAATTTAG
- a CDS encoding Vsp/OspC family lipoprotein has protein sequence MKRITLSALLMTLFLLISCNNSGTSPKDGQAAKSDGTVIDLATITKNITDAVAFAKDVKEVHTLVKSIDELAKAIKKKIGANGLEADAGAGAHYTPLLAGAYSVATTIESKVGELKIAESLKGLNGKVKDVEDKAKAFTAKLKNQHATLGLANGAATDAHAKNAIDKSDNTGDKGAKELVALNTAVDALLSAAEAAVTAAIKEFTTPAKPSNT, from the coding sequence ATGAAAAGAATTACTTTAAGTGCGTTATTAATGACTTTATTTTTACTTATCTCTTGTAATAATTCAGGAACTTCTCCTAAAGATGGGCAAGCAGCTAAATCTGATGGCACTGTTATTGACCTAGCTACAATAACTAAAAACATAACTGATGCTGTTGCTTTTGCTAAAGATGTTAAAGAAGTTCATACTTTAGTTAAGTCTATAGATGAGCTCGCTAAAGCTATTAAGAAAAAGATTGGTGCAAATGGGTTAGAAGCTGATGCAGGTGCTGGTGCTCACTATACTCCTTTATTGGCAGGGGCATATAGTGTGGCTACAACTATAGAATCAAAAGTAGGAGAGTTGAAAATAGCGGAATCCCTTAAAGGTTTAAATGGAAAGGTCAAAGATGTTGAGGATAAAGCCAAAGCATTTACAGCTAAGTTGAAAAATCAACATGCTACTTTGGGACTTGCTAACGGAGCTGCTACTGATGCGCATGCAAAAAATGCTATAGATAAAAGCGATAATACTGGAGATAAAGGAGCAAAAGAACTTGTTGCGCTGAACACAGCAGTAGATGCTTTGTTAAGTGCTGCAGAAGCCGCAGTAACAGCTGCAATCAAGGAGTTTACAACTCCTGCTAAACCTTCTAACACCTGA
- a CDS encoding Vsp/OspC family lipoprotein, protein MSCNNSGTSPKDGQAAKSDGTLIDLATITKNITDAVAFAKSVKDVHTLVMSIDELAKVIGKKIDANGLATESAHNGSLIAGAYSVIEAVDTKLASLEKKSWAF, encoded by the coding sequence ATGTCTTGTAATAATTCAGGAACTTCTCCTAAAGATGGGCAAGCGGCTAAATCTGATGGTACTCTTATTGACCTAGCTACAATAACTAAAAACATTACCGATGCTGTTGCTTTTGCTAAGAGTGTTAAAGACGTTCATACTTTAGTTATGTCCATTGATGAACTCGCTAAAGTTATTGGAAAAAAGATTGATGCTAATGGACTTGCTACCGAAAGTGCTCATAATGGATCCTTAATTGCAGGAGCATATAGTGTTATAGAAGCTGTGGATACTAAATTAGCATCATTAGAAAAAAAAAGTTGGGCTTTCTAG
- a CDS encoding Vsp/OspC family lipoprotein: MKAKVGSAKKESTAFLAKVKADHANLGKEDVDDAHAKNVIDVTDGTKDKGASELIKLNTVIDELLKAAEDAVTAAINALSIPAKSDSPTQSN; encoded by the coding sequence TTGAAGGCAAAAGTTGGTAGTGCTAAGAAGGAAAGTACAGCATTTTTAGCTAAAGTGAAGGCAGATCATGCCAATCTTGGAAAAGAAGATGTTGATGATGCGCATGCAAAAAATGTTATAGATGTAACAGATGGTACAAAAGATAAAGGGGCCTCAGAGCTTATTAAACTCAATACAGTCATTGATGAGTTGTTAAAGGCTGCTGAAGATGCAGTAACAGCTGCAATAAATGCGCTTTCAATCCCTGCTAAGTCAGATTCCCCTACTCAATCTAACTAA